One genomic region from Mesorhizobium terrae encodes:
- a CDS encoding GNAT family N-acetyltransferase, which yields MTVVLKSLGEAEREAVIALDVGDDQDDFVATNAESLEEADENPACVPLGVFSGDEPVVIDDLVGFAMYALDGDDGNWWIYRLMIDKRFQKRGFGRAALRAVVERMSAIPGCDAVYLGVYPENETAANLYRQEGFRETGQILGDEVVMRLELARAD from the coding sequence ATGACTGTTGTTTTGAAATCGCTCGGCGAGGCCGAGCGCGAGGCTGTTATTGCCCTCGATGTAGGCGATGATCAGGACGACTTCGTCGCCACCAATGCTGAATCCCTGGAGGAAGCCGACGAGAACCCCGCCTGTGTGCCGCTTGGCGTCTTTTCGGGCGACGAGCCGGTCGTCATTGACGACCTGGTCGGTTTCGCCATGTATGCGCTGGACGGCGACGACGGCAATTGGTGGATCTATCGCCTGATGATCGACAAGCGCTTCCAGAAACGCGGCTTCGGTCGCGCCGCCCTGCGCGCCGTGGTCGAACGCATGTCGGCCATTCCAGGCTGCGACGCCGTCTATCTCGGCGTTTATCCCGAGAACGAGACGGCCGCCAACCTGTACCGTCAGGAAGGGTTTCGCGAGACCGGCCAGATATTGGGCGACGAGGTCGTCATGCGGCTGGAGCTCGCAAGGGCAGACTAG
- a CDS encoding DUF1284 domain-containing protein: MTVRIRAHHLLCMLTYVGKGYSEAFTQGYDRVVERLSGGEDMLLVAGPDDICQPRLTETDHHCFQDSVSERDRLAADAVETLIGRPVREGERFSLDGPTIERMRQAFRAGTTRQACQGCEWFDLCSTIAASGFQDVRLNRSSS; encoded by the coding sequence GTGACCGTCCGCATCCGCGCCCATCACCTGCTGTGCATGCTGACCTATGTCGGCAAGGGCTACAGCGAGGCCTTCACGCAAGGCTATGACCGGGTGGTGGAACGTTTGAGCGGCGGCGAGGACATGCTCCTCGTCGCCGGTCCAGACGACATCTGCCAGCCAAGGCTCACCGAAACCGATCACCACTGTTTCCAGGACAGCGTGTCCGAGCGCGACCGATTGGCGGCCGATGCGGTCGAGACCCTGATCGGCCGTCCGGTCCGCGAAGGCGAGCGATTTTCCCTGGACGGTCCGACAATCGAGCGCATGCGCCAGGCTTTCCGCGCCGGCACCACGCGGCAGGCCTGCCAGGGCTGCGAATGGTTCGACCTGTGCAGCACGATCGCCGCTTCCGGTTTCCAGGACGTGCGTCTTAACCGCTCTTCCTCCTAG
- a CDS encoding spermidine synthase: MIPWEQLDAARTPDGKQELRLKRRGTEFSIMLGSNELMNSRLSGSEEALARLSLDKIDKSDRIHVLIGGLGMGFTLRAALAELGADSRVTVAELVPAVVTWARGPMATIFDGCLDDPRVIVREADVGRLIDAARSDYDAILLDVDNGPEGLTQEGNDDLYGFAGLKAARNALRPGGVLAVWSSGPDRGFTRRLQQCGFAAEAVTVRAHGKRGAKHTIWLALKPS; this comes from the coding sequence TTGATCCCCTGGGAACAGCTCGACGCCGCCAGGACACCTGACGGCAAGCAGGAACTGCGGCTGAAACGGCGCGGCACCGAATTCTCCATCATGCTCGGCTCCAACGAGCTGATGAACAGCCGCCTCAGCGGTTCGGAAGAAGCGCTGGCCAGGCTCTCCCTCGACAAGATCGACAAAAGCGACCGCATTCACGTCCTGATCGGTGGTCTCGGCATGGGTTTCACGCTGCGCGCCGCACTTGCCGAGCTTGGCGCTGACAGCCGCGTTACCGTTGCCGAACTGGTGCCAGCGGTGGTCACCTGGGCACGTGGTCCGATGGCAACCATTTTCGACGGCTGCCTCGACGACCCGCGCGTCATCGTGCGCGAGGCCGACGTCGGCCGGCTGATCGATGCCGCCCGCAGCGACTATGACGCCATCCTGCTCGATGTCGACAATGGCCCCGAGGGGCTGACGCAGGAAGGCAATGACGACCTCTATGGCTTCGCCGGGCTCAAGGCCGCCCGCAATGCCCTGCGTCCCGGTGGCGTGCTCGCGGTGTGGTCATCGGGACCGGATCGCGGCTTCACCCGCCGCCTCCAGCAATGCGGCTTCGCCGCCGAGGCGGTCACCGTGCGCGCCCATGGCAAGCGCGGCGCCAAGCACACCATCTGGCTGGCGCTCAAACCGAGCTAA
- a CDS encoding biotin transporter BioY, with the protein MNAPAMTSTTFVPLRLAGRPLAVKVAAVFLGSLFLAASSWIEVPMFPVPMTMQTFAVTLVGALYGWRLGLATVLAWLGEAALGAPVLAGGAGGLAHFAGPTAGYLAAFPIAAALVGWLAERGWTAEGRLVRNVVAMLAGNAFILVFGTIVLAGMIGAEKAYTFGFAPFVLGGILKAVLATATIEAVRRAKISL; encoded by the coding sequence ATGAACGCTCCCGCCATGACTTCCACCACTTTTGTCCCGTTGCGCCTTGCCGGCCGCCCGCTGGCGGTCAAAGTCGCCGCGGTCTTCCTGGGCTCGTTGTTCCTCGCCGCCTCGTCCTGGATCGAGGTGCCGATGTTCCCGGTGCCGATGACCATGCAGACCTTCGCCGTCACGCTGGTCGGCGCACTCTATGGCTGGCGCCTCGGCCTTGCCACGGTTCTCGCTTGGCTGGGTGAAGCTGCGCTCGGCGCTCCGGTCCTCGCAGGCGGCGCCGGTGGCCTCGCCCACTTCGCCGGCCCGACCGCCGGTTATCTCGCCGCCTTCCCGATCGCCGCCGCTCTTGTCGGCTGGCTGGCCGAGCGCGGCTGGACCGCCGAGGGCCGCCTGGTCCGCAACGTCGTCGCCATGCTGGCCGGCAACGCTTTCATCCTGGTGTTCGGCACCATCGTGCTTGCCGGCATGATTGGCGCGGAAAAGGCCTACACTTTCGGCTTCGCCCCCTTCGTGCTCGGCGGCATCCTGAAGGCCGTGCTGGCTACCGCCACCATCGAAGCGGTGCGTCGCGCCAAGATCTCGCTCTGA
- a CDS encoding esterase-like activity of phytase family protein yields the protein MSLSNGVRATGWRGWLCVLAAGLLTSTSAFAAERQPVEPVDISVRGITEFHIGRDERMFGPLEFVGGLEMTGSSRDFGALSAFRFIHAGSDFIGVTDTGFWYFGSIARMAQGRPFAIFNFTMQQMVDEAGKPIDKKWDVDAEGLDVKDGIATVGFERKHRIAQFKIDAAGMKAPFKLLDFLVPVRELRQNRGFETVTRAPAEGPLKGALVVVSEKSLDKDGNIYAAIIEGPGKGIFTVRRKGEFDITDGAFLPNGDLLLLERSFSMASGVKMRLRRIAGAEIAKGKVADGSVLLEADMAYQIDNMEGMDVWRRDDGKLIVSLVSDDNHSILQRNLYLEFILHED from the coding sequence GTGAGCCTTTCAAACGGCGTGCGGGCGACGGGGTGGCGTGGCTGGCTTTGCGTTCTAGCGGCCGGTCTGCTCACCTCCACATCGGCTTTCGCCGCCGAACGCCAGCCGGTCGAGCCGGTCGACATCAGCGTGCGGGGGATCACCGAGTTTCATATCGGCCGGGATGAAAGGATGTTCGGACCGCTGGAATTCGTCGGCGGGCTGGAGATGACCGGCTCCTCGCGCGATTTCGGTGCCTTGTCGGCCTTCCGGTTCATCCACGCGGGCAGCGATTTCATCGGCGTCACCGACACCGGCTTCTGGTATTTCGGTTCGATCGCGCGCATGGCGCAGGGGCGACCCTTCGCCATCTTCAACTTCACCATGCAGCAGATGGTCGACGAGGCCGGCAAGCCGATCGACAAGAAATGGGATGTCGATGCCGAGGGCCTCGACGTCAAGGACGGCATCGCCACCGTCGGCTTCGAGCGGAAGCATCGTATCGCGCAGTTCAAGATCGATGCCGCCGGCATGAAGGCGCCGTTCAAGCTGCTCGATTTCCTGGTGCCGGTGCGCGAGCTGCGCCAGAACCGCGGCTTCGAGACGGTGACGCGCGCGCCGGCCGAAGGGCCGCTGAAAGGCGCCCTGGTGGTGGTGTCTGAAAAGAGCCTCGACAAGGACGGCAACATCTATGCCGCCATCATCGAAGGGCCGGGCAAGGGCATCTTCACCGTTCGCCGCAAAGGCGAGTTCGACATCACCGACGGCGCGTTTCTGCCCAATGGCGACCTGTTGCTGCTGGAACGCTCGTTCTCGATGGCCAGCGGCGTCAAGATGCGGCTGCGGCGCATTGCCGGCGCCGAGATCGCCAAGGGCAAGGTCGCCGACGGATCGGTGCTGCTGGAGGCCGACATGGCCTACCAGATCGACAATATGGAAGGCATGGATGTCTGGCGGCGGGACGACGGCAAGCTGATCGTGTCGCTTGTCTCCGACGACAATCACTCCATCCTGCAGCGCAATCTCTATCTGGAATTCATCCTGCACGAGGATTGA
- the rpmB gene encoding 50S ribosomal protein L28: protein MSRACELTGKAVMTGNNVSHANNKTKRRFLPNLVNVTLISEALNQNVRLRISANALRSVEHRGGLDAFLAKADEKELSQRARLLKKQIAKKTAGQIAA, encoded by the coding sequence ATGTCCCGCGCTTGCGAACTCACCGGCAAAGCCGTCATGACCGGCAACAATGTGAGCCACGCCAACAACAAGACCAAGCGTCGCTTCCTGCCGAACCTGGTCAATGTCACGCTCATCTCGGAAGCGCTGAACCAGAACGTTCGCCTGCGCATTTCGGCCAACGCCCTGCGTTCGGTCGAGCATCGCGGTGGCCTCGACGCCTTCCTGGCCAAGGCCGACGAGAAGGAACTGTCGCAGCGCGCTCGTCTGCTGAAGAAGCAGATCGCCAAGAAGACGGCCGGCCAGATCGCCGCCTGA
- a CDS encoding queuosine precursor transporter: protein MQFLSRYLPFVLAMALVVVASNILVQFPMQGQVGTLSLADILTWGAFTYPFSFLVTDLANRRYGPAVARRIVFVGFMTAVVCSIVIPPLLFRAGLIEFDTAAARLVRIACASGAAFLTAQLLDVTVFNWLRRQSWWRAPIFGTLVGSVFDTLVFFSIAFSAAFAFAGPNDAFALENAPLLGALPVETMRWLSWALGDLSVKLIIAVFALIPYRLIAARWSQPAPVQP from the coding sequence ATGCAGTTTCTTTCCAGATATCTGCCTTTCGTGCTCGCCATGGCGCTCGTCGTGGTGGCGTCGAACATTCTCGTGCAGTTCCCCATGCAGGGACAGGTCGGCACGCTGTCGCTGGCCGACATCCTGACCTGGGGCGCCTTCACCTATCCCTTCTCCTTCCTGGTGACCGATCTCGCCAATCGCCGCTACGGCCCGGCCGTAGCGCGCCGCATCGTCTTCGTCGGCTTCATGACGGCTGTTGTGTGCTCCATCGTCATCCCGCCGCTGCTTTTCCGCGCCGGGCTGATCGAGTTCGACACCGCCGCCGCCCGTCTGGTGCGCATCGCCTGCGCCTCGGGTGCGGCCTTCCTCACCGCGCAATTGCTCGACGTCACCGTCTTCAACTGGCTGCGCCGGCAAAGCTGGTGGCGCGCGCCGATCTTCGGCACACTGGTCGGTTCGGTGTTCGATACGCTGGTGTTTTTCTCGATCGCCTTTTCAGCGGCTTTCGCCTTCGCCGGCCCCAATGACGCCTTCGCGCTGGAAAATGCGCCGCTGCTCGGCGCTCTGCCGGTGGAAACGATGCGCTGGCTGTCCTGGGCGCTTGGCGACCTGTCGGTCAAGTTGATCATCGCCGTCTTCGCGCTGATCCCCTACAGGCTGATCGCGGCGCGCTGGAGCCAGCCGGCGCCGGTCCAGCCTTGA
- a CDS encoding NIPSNAP family protein: MVTCYLRYILNPARLKEFEHYGRLWIPLVEKFGGNHHGYFMPSEGASNVALALFTFPSLAAYEEYRTKAASDPECQAAMRYYEETQCFLSYERSFFRPVFD; this comes from the coding sequence ATGGTCACCTGTTACCTGCGCTACATCCTCAATCCCGCGCGACTGAAGGAGTTCGAACACTACGGCAGGCTCTGGATTCCGCTTGTCGAAAAATTCGGCGGCAACCACCACGGCTATTTCATGCCCTCGGAAGGCGCGAGCAATGTGGCCCTTGCCTTGTTCACCTTCCCGAGCCTGGCAGCCTACGAAGAATACAGGACAAAGGCCGCATCGGACCCTGAATGCCAGGCCGCCATGCGCTACTACGAGGAAACCCAGTGTTTCCTCAGCTACGAGCGTTCTTTCTTCCGCCCGGTCTTCGACTAA
- a CDS encoding LysR family transcriptional regulator, which translates to MEADLDIRLLRAFVAVAEAGTVSKAALRLSRTQAAVSMQLQRLEAEFGSQLLLRSSRGMILTEAGEIVLAYARKTIALGEDVRRQIAGRMLIGRVRLGIIEDLAMTRLPSIIADFRRRHPSVEIALTSASGADLAKAIDEGRSDIVIADPVRFASAPSGYMSRPLVWGASRIIEIDAEAELPLVLFESACSWQDRMLASLAEAGLPWRVGCRVSTFAALVSGLRAGFGIGLMLPESLPPDCENVQGRLRLPPAPIAEFGIFVGANSPPLVNELASFLREGFADRSIDKT; encoded by the coding sequence ATGGAAGCAGATCTCGATATCCGCCTGCTGCGTGCCTTCGTTGCCGTTGCCGAAGCAGGCACGGTCAGCAAGGCAGCCTTGCGTCTCTCCCGCACCCAGGCCGCGGTCTCCATGCAGCTTCAGCGCCTGGAAGCCGAGTTCGGCAGCCAGCTTTTGCTGCGTTCCTCGCGCGGCATGATCCTCACCGAGGCCGGCGAAATCGTTCTCGCTTATGCCCGCAAGACCATCGCCCTTGGCGAAGATGTCCGCCGCCAGATCGCCGGGCGCATGCTGATCGGACGGGTAAGGCTCGGCATCATCGAGGATCTCGCGATGACGAGGCTTCCTTCCATCATCGCCGATTTTCGTCGCCGGCATCCTTCGGTCGAGATCGCCCTGACATCGGCGAGCGGCGCGGATCTCGCCAAGGCGATCGACGAGGGCCGCAGCGACATCGTGATCGCCGATCCGGTCCGTTTCGCCTCGGCGCCATCCGGCTATATGTCGCGACCTCTGGTCTGGGGTGCGAGCCGCATCATCGAGATCGACGCTGAAGCGGAGCTTCCGCTCGTCCTCTTCGAAAGCGCCTGCTCCTGGCAGGACCGGATGCTGGCATCGCTCGCGGAGGCCGGGCTGCCCTGGCGTGTCGGCTGCCGCGTCTCGACATTCGCGGCCCTGGTGTCGGGATTGAGGGCGGGCTTCGGCATCGGCCTTATGCTTCCCGAAAGCCTGCCGCCGGATTGCGAGAATGTGCAAGGTCGCCTGCGCTTGCCGCCCGCCCCGATCGCCGAGTTCGGCATCTTTGTTGGCGCGAACTCGCCCCCGCTGGTCAACGAGCTGGCATCGTTTCTGCGCGAGGGGTTCGCCGATCGCTCGATCGACAAAACATAA
- a CDS encoding EamA family transporter: protein MAEAETADPQWNAPVRQHSRGGFYLAIAFCLLSMSSVQFGAAFSRPAMQELGPFGTTWLRLCWAAIVLMIVVRPPLLSFSRRQWATAAALGAVMAMMTLCFFAAIERIPLGLAVAIEFLGPLTVATIFGGRGWRLLCPVIAALGVLCISWDGSAWVADTIGVLFALGAAVGWGGYIVLTKYAGQQFEGLEGLCLSLLFAALVATPFGFHQAQLGLSPEALVTTGLLAVLVPLFPYALELMALRRMNASAFGLLMSLEPAIGASAGFIVLGQAMAALQLIGVALVVATSAVGTASSQS from the coding sequence ATGGCCGAAGCTGAAACCGCCGATCCGCAATGGAATGCGCCTGTCAGGCAACATTCTCGCGGGGGCTTCTATCTCGCAATCGCCTTCTGCCTGCTTTCAATGTCCAGCGTGCAATTCGGCGCGGCATTCTCCCGACCAGCCATGCAGGAACTGGGACCGTTCGGCACGACCTGGCTGCGGCTTTGCTGGGCGGCAATCGTGCTGATGATAGTCGTGCGCCCGCCGCTGCTCAGTTTTTCAAGGCGGCAATGGGCGACGGCCGCGGCGCTGGGTGCGGTCATGGCGATGATGACGCTCTGCTTCTTCGCCGCGATCGAACGCATTCCGCTCGGGCTCGCCGTGGCGATCGAGTTTCTGGGACCTCTGACCGTCGCCACGATCTTCGGCGGGCGAGGCTGGCGTCTCTTATGCCCGGTCATCGCGGCGCTCGGTGTCCTTTGTATTTCCTGGGACGGCAGCGCATGGGTGGCCGACACGATCGGCGTGCTGTTCGCGCTCGGCGCGGCGGTTGGCTGGGGCGGCTATATCGTGCTGACGAAATATGCCGGCCAGCAGTTCGAAGGTCTGGAAGGCCTGTGCCTTTCCTTGCTGTTTGCCGCCCTTGTCGCAACGCCCTTCGGCTTTCACCAGGCACAGCTGGGACTTTCCCCGGAAGCACTCGTGACGACAGGGCTGCTCGCGGTGCTTGTTCCCTTGTTTCCCTACGCGCTCGAGCTCATGGCGCTTCGCCGCATGAACGCGTCGGCGTTCGGGCTGCTGATGAGCCTGGAGCCGGCAATCGGCGCCAGCGCCGGCTTCATCGTCCTCGGTCAGGCAATGGCGGCCCTGCAACTCATCGGCGTGGCGCTCGTCGTTGCAACCAGCGCGGTCGGAACGGCATCGAGCCAAAGCTAG